The following nucleotide sequence is from Paenibacillus odorifer.
CTGGACGAGCTGCAGGAGCTTGCTGCCCTTCAATCTGAGGAGATGAGCAGCTTTCTTTTTCATGCAGGTATGGGCGGGGGAGGTGCAATCATGCGTGCGGAACGCCGTTTGGTGCAGGAAGCTGAGAAGCTGTACAAACCTCGTGGCAAGCTGCAAGAAGCAGCAAAAGTTGTGCAAGCCATTGAAAAGCTTGAGCGCCAAATGGTTGAGAGCCGTTCTTATCTCCCGCGATATAACGATAATATAGTGGCATTGAGGGCAACGGAGTCGGAGCTAGATGAATTGGAGCAACAGCGTAAGCTCACTGGAGAGCAGCTAGTGATGTTTCGAAAAGCACAGGAAGTCCGTGAGCTGTGGTTAAAGTGGAGCGAGGCTCAGCTAGAGCTGCAAGGATTGCCATTGATTTTAGCCTTTCCTGAAGAAGGGGCAACTCGTTTTCAGGCATTTGAAGGAGAAATTCGTAATGCACAGGGATCAGTAGTACGTTATGAACGTCTTCTAAGCGAGCTTACTATTGAACTGGCAAAGAACCCTCCAGATGAAGTATTAGCAGCGCAGGGGCCTGCTTTGGAGCGGCTGGACCGGCATCGGAGCAGTTATGAGAACCGTAGAACGGAAAGACAGCGGCTTGAGGGAGAATTAACGGCGCTGAATGAGCATTTGCGGCGAATTCTGCGCGGCATTGATGTGAGCTGGGGCCCTGCAGAGCTGACTTCATTCTCCGGTGCAGCGGCAGATCGTGAAGCTGCACGGAAGTTTGCGGCGGCGTTCGCTAGTTATGACCGCCGCATGGAGGCGGAGGGTGCAACGCGGCAGTCGTTGCGATCCCGTTTGGCCGCTGCCTCAGCGTCGCTCCAAGCGGCAGAACGGGCGCTGGCGCGTGAGCACGCTACCGGCGCGGAAGCTTTTGCGCAGCTGGCTCCGCGCAGCGCCCGTGAAGTGCTGCAGCTGTGGGACGAGCTGCAGCAGGCGGCCGAACGCTGGCGCGAAGCGCAGCTCAGCGAAGGGCCAGCGCGCGGCGCCGCAAGTGACGGCCTTGGCGCGAAGCGCATGGCCGCGCTCTACCGGCGCCTGCTGTGGGCTGGGGCAGCACTAACCGTGCTGCTGCCCGCAGCGCTGTGGCTGACCGGTGCTCCGCCGGCCAGCGCCGTGCTTGCAATCTGCCTGCTGGGCGCGGCCGATCTGGCCCTTTGGGCCGGCTTGCGCGGAGCGCGCCGGCCGGAATCGTCCCCGCCAGAGCATGGCGGGGACGTCAGCGCAGCCGCAGCCGAGATGCTGCGGCTGCGGGGGCAGCTGCTCTCCGGGGCGGAGCCGGAGAGCGTTGTGCCGGGGCGGCGGACGGCCGCCCCGGGGTCCAGCCCTGACGCAGGCGGGCTGGAGGCCTCCATGAGGGAGCTTCGCAGGCTGATGGAGGCTTGGTCAGCTTGGCGGCAGCGTATCGAACGCTATGCCGCGGAGCGTGATGCCTGCCGCACGGAGCTGGAGACGCTGGCAGGCCAAGAGAAGCTGCTCGCTGAAGAAATGCACCGGGCGGAGGCGGCATTTACGGAAACTGCTGAGCAATATGAAGAATGGCTTCGCCAACGCAGGCTGCCTGAAGGGTTATCCCCTGAAGGACTGCCGGATATTTTTGCTATGGTTGAACAAGGGAATGAGCTGCTGCGCCAAGAGAATAAACTCTCCTTACGATTGAAGGAGCTGGAAGCAGAATGTAACATGTTTGAGGAGGAGCTGCTCACACTTATCTATGAGTCGGGTGCTGATCTTGGCGACGAGTCTGGTGTAGCGGCAGCTGGTTTTGAAATAGATCCGCAAGAGGGGAAACGAATATCTGCGTTATCCTTACTAAGCTGGCTGGAACTGCGAAAAAGAGCGTGGGATGATCTGAAAAAGGACTTGATTCGCCGGGAAACTATGCAGTCAAGATTGCAAGATGTGGATGAAGAACTCAAGGAGAGCCACAGGATATTAGGTGAGCTGAGAGAACAGCGTGAGCTTCTGATACAAGAAGGTGGGGCGACTGGTGGAGAAGACTTCTTACGCAGGTCAGCAGCTGTGCAGCGGCGCAGTGATCTGAATAAATCGATTCGCCAGTGGGAGCTTGTTATGTTCGGTGGTTGGGAGGAAGAGCGAGTTACTGCTCTGCTGGAATTATTAAATCATCATGATGCGGAAGCATTGCAGCTGAAGCGGTCATTGGCTGAAGAGTTGATGGAACGGCAGGAAGAGGGTTGGAACACCCTGCTGGAGCAGCGAGGCAAGCTGCTTCAGGAAAGGGAGTATCTGAAGGAGCGCTGCGTGGAGGATTCCGATATTCAGCAACTGGAAGAGCAGAGAGCAGCCTTGCGGATCGTGGCTGATAAATATGCAGTGGCAGCGATAACTGCCGAACTAATCGGGCGAACTCGTCGTGTGTATGAGCAGGAGAAGCAGCCACAGGTATTACTGCTTGCCTCAGATTATTTCTCCAAGCTGACGGAAGGGGAATATAAAAGGGTTGTTATGACACTGGGGCATAAAGAGCTGAAAGCTGAACATAAGAATGGGGGATTACTAGACAGCGGACTGCTCAGCCGAGGGACGGCAGAACAGCTGTATCTTGCCATCCGGTTGGCATTGGCAGAGACCATGTCACGGCAAGTATCGCTGCCGCTGTTATTCGATGATCTCTTCGTTAACTTTGATGAGTCTCGTCTTCATGCTGCGCTTGGACTTCTTGGAGAACTGTCGATCTCCCGCCAGATTGTGATGATGACCTGTCACAAGCATGTGGCGGAAGCGGCAGCACGTATGATTCCTACAGCAGCGGTTATTTCCGTGTAGTTCGGGTGATTGGTTTTACGGATACGAGACTGTTCCCCTTCTCCTTTGAGTTCGATGAAGTATTACTACCTGGTGGAGAGGACCATGGCGTGCGCAGCAGCTTGACAGCCCAGACCAATGATAAACCTCCGAAGATTGGGTAGAACACGGAGAGCAGTGAACTAAAGCCAAACTGGCTCAGTAAATAGCAGACCAACATCAGAAGTGGTGTAATCAATGCGGTTGATAGGGGAAGCCGTTGCTTAAGCTGTACAGCTACTCCATAAATATCGGCGACAAAAGTGCTGAAGATCTCCAAAAAGATCAGCAGGAGATATATAGTTTGCACTACAGTACCCAACCGGACGGCGATGCTGCCCATCGGAATTTCAAATTTGAGAATCCCTGGCATCTGTGAGCTCATTGCGAAATGTGCGGCGATCAACATAAAACCAATCCCGGTACCCCCAATAATACCGCCCCATACAAGGGATTTTTCTTCCTCTGTGTGACGAGCCATAGGGACTAAAACAGCTTGTGCCATCCCTAAATTAAAGGCGGTGTAGAGCAGCGGTGACATCCATGCGCCAAAGAGAGAGCGATCGTTATCAAGGAACAGGAACCGTCCAGCTCCCGGAATTTGAAAAGTATTAAAAATAATGATAAGTGACAGAGTAAGCATTAAAGGTACAACAATACTGTTCATTTGCAGAATACCGGAAATCCCTCGTTTTAGCAGAAAGTATGAACCAAGCAACGTGATAATTAGTCCAGTCTGATAATGAAGTCCGAGATGCTCCTGAAAAATAGCGCCGGCCCCTGCAAGCATAATACTATTTACTCCGATCAGGACGACCATCGTGAACAAACTGATGGTGCTTCCGACCTGTTCCCCGAAGAGGTGGCGGTTAAAGTCTTCATAGGATTCCGCTTCTATTCGCCGAGCAATGACCATCATTTTTGTACCCAGCCATATGAACAATATAGTTGAGAGCAGGATGGTCAGGACTGCCCAGTGCCCGTAACGTGTGAAAAATTTTAATATTTCCTGTCCGGTGGCGAATCCGGCTCCTACAATGGTGCCAATATAAGTGAAAGCGATCTGTAATGTTCGGACATGTGATTTCATGGCTCCCCTCCTAATAGTTTTACGAAGCTAAAGAAAAATCATAACGAGTGCTATGCAGGATAACCTTGTGTACTCTGTATAGTACAGGTTATGATGAGGATCAGTAGGACATGACTTCCGTCGTAATTGCTTTATGATGAGTGATTAATTTGTACGGAATGTCTGCGATTATAAAGGGTATTGGAGGTTCAAAGTCATGGAAGTGTTGAAACAGCGGATTTTGGAAGAAGGTGTCGTCGTTTCGGATGAAGTACTGAAGCTGGATGCACTGCTAAATCATCAGGTTGATCCACAGCTTACGATGGAAATGGGACGGGAGTTTGCCGGGAGGTTTGCGGACTCAGGAATTACACGTATTGTGACCGTTGAATCCTCGGGCATTGCCGTGGCATTTGCCACCGCGTATGAATTAAAGGTGCCGCTAGTTT
It contains:
- a CDS encoding AAA family ATPase — encoded protein: MKIEHLHINGFGRLHNREIHLTQGVTVLYGRNEAGKSTTLQFIRSMLFGIPSRGNPLERYEPMQGGLHGGTLKIRDCNDGLWTIRRFASGAEGSGRNEKLNITVNHPNETTQELGQAEMERHLLGGISRSMFQQLFAVSLDELQELAALQSEEMSSFLFHAGMGGGGAIMRAERRLVQEAEKLYKPRGKLQEAAKVVQAIEKLERQMVESRSYLPRYNDNIVALRATESELDELEQQRKLTGEQLVMFRKAQEVRELWLKWSEAQLELQGLPLILAFPEEGATRFQAFEGEIRNAQGSVVRYERLLSELTIELAKNPPDEVLAAQGPALERLDRHRSSYENRRTERQRLEGELTALNEHLRRILRGIDVSWGPAELTSFSGAAADREAARKFAAAFASYDRRMEAEGATRQSLRSRLAAASASLQAAERALAREHATGAEAFAQLAPRSAREVLQLWDELQQAAERWREAQLSEGPARGAASDGLGAKRMAALYRRLLWAGAALTVLLPAALWLTGAPPASAVLAICLLGAADLALWAGLRGARRPESSPPEHGGDVSAAAAEMLRLRGQLLSGAEPESVVPGRRTAAPGSSPDAGGLEASMRELRRLMEAWSAWRQRIERYAAERDACRTELETLAGQEKLLAEEMHRAEAAFTETAEQYEEWLRQRRLPEGLSPEGLPDIFAMVEQGNELLRQENKLSLRLKELEAECNMFEEELLTLIYESGADLGDESGVAAAGFEIDPQEGKRISALSLLSWLELRKRAWDDLKKDLIRRETMQSRLQDVDEELKESHRILGELREQRELLIQEGGATGGEDFLRRSAAVQRRSDLNKSIRQWELVMFGGWEEERVTALLELLNHHDAEALQLKRSLAEELMERQEEGWNTLLEQRGKLLQEREYLKERCVEDSDIQQLEEQRAALRIVADKYAVAAITAELIGRTRRVYEQEKQPQVLLLASDYFSKLTEGEYKRVVMTLGHKELKAEHKNGGLLDSGLLSRGTAEQLYLAIRLALAETMSRQVSLPLLFDDLFVNFDESRLHAALGLLGELSISRQIVMMTCHKHVAEAAARMIPTAAVISV
- a CDS encoding YkvI family membrane protein, whose amino-acid sequence is MKSHVRTLQIAFTYIGTIVGAGFATGQEILKFFTRYGHWAVLTILLSTILFIWLGTKMMVIARRIEAESYEDFNRHLFGEQVGSTISLFTMVVLIGVNSIMLAGAGAIFQEHLGLHYQTGLIITLLGSYFLLKRGISGILQMNSIVVPLMLTLSLIIIFNTFQIPGAGRFLFLDNDRSLFGAWMSPLLYTAFNLGMAQAVLVPMARHTEEEKSLVWGGIIGGTGIGFMLIAAHFAMSSQMPGILKFEIPMGSIAVRLGTVVQTIYLLLIFLEIFSTFVADIYGVAVQLKQRLPLSTALITPLLMLVCYLLSQFGFSSLLSVFYPIFGGLSLVWAVKLLRTPWSSPPGSNTSSNSKEKGNSLVSVKPITRTTRK